TTTCGTTGAATCGGTCATTAACGCCGCCGCGCACGGTATCGCTGTATGCATCATCCGGCTTAACCGGGTCATCGATGATCAGCGCGCCCTGCCAGCCAGGTTCCATATGCCCGGCGCGAAAGCCGGTGACCTGTCCGGCTGCCGACGACGCATAAACGCCGCCGCCATACTCGTTCCACCACATGGCCTTACTGTCTGCGTCGTCGCGCAGATCCATCGGCCACATGCCCTGAAAGGCGCTCGATTTGATCATCCCGCGCGCGGTCGATGAGTTGAGCAGCGCCAGATTATGCGAGTACGACAGATGCATGAAGCGGGCACGCCGGTTAATCGCCAGCCCGCGCCCCATCATGTTGATGGTCGCCAGCTCTGTTTTGGTGTAACCGGGCGGAACGTTGATAACGAGGCGCTTAATCTCGCCATCGATGACGCGATCGAGCGTTTGCTGAATCACCTGGTGATGCGGCGCGACAATCATCTTGCCGCCGGTGCGCTGCTTGAAGAAGTAGCGGGCAAAATACATGCCATCCTCTTCACACTCTATCCGGCGCGCGAATACCTTTTGCTCAGCAGTCGTCATCCTCCATCATCTCCTGCCGGGCGGATTTGTAATCCTCTTTGCTCATGGTGATTGTCTGGATGGCGCCGCCATCTTTGCCGGTGTGCTCCACTTTCTGCCGGTTGCTGAATGCGTCGCCGCACTCTTTGGCCGCCTGCTCAATCAGCTGAGCGGTCAGCGCAAAGTTCTTCATGCCTTCAGTGCGCGTCGCCATACGGTCGAGTGCGCGCAGCCGGTACGCCTTATTGGCGATCGGGATGTCGGCTAACTCAGTCTGGAATCGTTCGCGGGTGGCGTTGAACATGTCCACCCACTTTTGCGCCAGTCTCTTTCCGCTGGCCTTCGTCGGGTCGTGTTGTTCAACCTGTTGGCGGTTAATCTTTATACCGAATTCTTTCAGGACAGCCTCGGTAACCTGTGATGGTGTATCAAAGCATGCAACAGACTGAACTATAAAGGCTTTAACCTCTGGTTTTAATGCCGCCATAGTTTACCATCCGTCCTGGTCTGTCCTGGTTTATGCCAGCCTCAGCATGCATGTGCCGCACGCCCTGGCTATGTCGAGTTTTGCCACCTCAGCCGGTTGGCTGGCGGCGTCGATAAGTTCCTGCACTTCAACGCTGGCGCCATAGCGGCGTACCACGCCAACGAACTCTTCAACATCGTGCCCTCGCAGGCACAGCTTCGGCTTCCCGGTATCGCGATAGAATGCTGGTGCGCCAAAATCATCTGTTTTGTGCGCTATGTGGTAAAGCTCATGCTCCACCAAGGCGCAGAATTCCACATCACTGCATTCAGCG
The DNA window shown above is from Pantoea sp. At-9b and carries:
- a CDS encoding DUF2280 domain-containing protein, which codes for MAALKPEVKAFIVQSVACFDTPSQVTEAVLKEFGIKINRQQVEQHDPTKASGKRLAQKWVDMFNATRERFQTELADIPIANKAYRLRALDRMATRTEGMKNFALTAQLIEQAAKECGDAFSNRQKVEHTGKDGGAIQTITMSKEDYKSARQEMMEDDDC